Proteins found in one Anopheles aquasalis chromosome 3, idAnoAquaMG_Q_19, whole genome shotgun sequence genomic segment:
- the LOC126578605 gene encoding patronin isoform X3 yields the protein MDAQQQQQPASRSAYDMETQESRFAKQKASVKWLLSKAYNNRVPEILKDPFYRDHDGQDHLKPQIVVGLGNASIYCQVLSNIYSDPNYQSLNHWSILQTLSRKGVPVNESPDQPLTETVLIQTNPLRINAHMAVIESLMVLYAKEVASSGRICSALERISGRSSVSAPGVQHHEPALLSWISHVIGALKKRIDYEVAANGGSGAVDEYGQRHQSPDVPPVRDFRELCDGVCLAYLISYYCPKLVPWHSVKFNHVPTIEDSIHNILIVSNFSERSLPYSVFHMSPEDITYMRGSMKPNLVVLLADLFNLFEIHPAKCVCYPGMEQQPTDTAGAGATNEHGIAHRRGFANQPTIAAIPDLRPGLDSPPGSSGGSGTSSGGGGGNGSANGNRAPFQVNRSPSASTLRKHISSRETPEQHQPHQLYQQQQPQLQQHHHQYQQQQQSSSPYQADPDEGFVVHRSKGVPTLSSMHEPLVPARIRQAKEKTNNDSKAEERGDSIPAGRPSNWEESRKPSFSGRRSRRNSFSDDSQLTIENFGGSQDQLNTVGRFERERKISNTSLTSIEQVVPTRSSLADARGSIQFGYDTDSGNEKQDRDTEKLPGGSSGSGTLRRHNSTTLHSTSGPSDSFARASSSSVERDAVDGDGGSSSMASVSGMAAAAAAVQADVELTPRRKTSFAALPNNTTTWQQQAISVQKMDDVDDNQPMEDASKISTIKLKLEEKRRLIEQEKRRIESAWSKQLQTVGKQAFLQAINKSKSGSNVPGEAESTSKESNDGATVVEDDDVVVEKAERPCSLKDLDDHSSSKYEQKWSAQIIEPKKTPDLENMDLEQYQQSISKMNNNLHDIQADIQRLTHQQNQIQAQTLQAQQLLHAQQIANLLNQQYGSQQSIPASTYRPMNTQLFGSSPHLPQQQSSPINYGMRPPSRDPYHSPHTMQYVNDQGQYIQQNQQMQQQQNYGPSHHQLPHHPSNGSHLVYSREQSQTQLITGDQNGHYRTLNKESHQYSSNPYLNMEHHHAQQQQQFYHQDTNHYRDPYHQQQQPQQQQQQQQPEVQSTHGGQFFLHDNSSTPPQPTQRRTWAQSAVAAGVGAGGSPIIAGLASNSMVDVNAWNHGPKAGGGMGGYNKSPAPSGGFSLHHNGDGDSGYGGGRVGSGGSGGSQQSFQNLFEVHHPHHMGQSAASPQHSKVRNQISQMMISNGNSPSSGGPMHGGNGSGGGVAHDYRDNRSMPLSPPIDDMAPQSISFIGDEDTGDVEINTSKSGGAVNDSFGLRQQQQQLDALYGGMKGTAGHRNSVGGATAQDLDKHLSKLNITSGNRTYRIPSPTRPSLNSNSFHDPQEDVNEKGFYISFDNEQPKRPKPPLRTKRSPKKDKPLAGGEPTESEKRRDSLINDKPSTRETNATNFGTFSVKTANSFSSNFNEEHNAAHVRKSIIADSSGASPFEPVVHKMNVVGSSSAGPPQQTTMMMHQMMDGGGDRRHMLEDSIIMNNNNNNGHYSSHNNSSDGYSSESDRKAKIVIDVATDQTSVDEMERKKEKIMLLSLQRRQQAEEAKARKEIEAMQRREKEREKEEERARKKEEQFARRQAILEAHKIKKAIEEAEREGKTIDRELQIKHQQYQQQLHQTAHSSTPTPAAKMRTQKLSRPRPKTIHVESGSVDLSEASSLSSRGKKGSNSNLTGLGMHSASNTIRRDYYRGSQDSLAIRESPDEYPSSSSTPIGRRGSYKTGREPATIERGRTLSRISLAKGANFRGRKSNSLMNLCDSDSGLGRATPPRRAPSPGMGPSSRHLPSPSGPGSLPPGLITKRRGFDDGSSDISSNASSMMDYSAGPRLYKQPATKSNRGIILNAVEYCVFPGAVNRDAKQKVLEKIARSEAKHFLVLFRDAGCQFRALYGYWPENEQIIKLYGTGPSQVDDVMFDKFFKYNSGAKCFTQVHTKHLTVTIDAFTIHNSLWQGKKANLPSKKDMALVI from the exons GCCAAACAGAAAGCGTCCGTCAAGTGGCTGCTATCGAAAGCGTATAACAATCGTGTGCCAGAGATACTGAAGGATCCGTTCTACCGGGATCACGATGGGCAGGATCACCTGAAGCCGCAGATCGTGGTCGGGCTCGGTAACGCATCGATCTACTGTCAGGTGCTGAGTAACATCTACTCGGACCCGAACTATCAGAGCCTGAACCACTGGTCGATCCTGCAGACACTCTCCCGGAAGGGGGTCCCGGTGAACGAGTCACCGGATCAGCCACTCACCGAGACGGTGCTGATACAGACGAATCCTCTTAGAATT AATGCACATATGGCTGTGATAGAGTCGCTGATGGTGTTGTACGCTAAGGAGGTGGCTTCCAGTGGAAGAATTTGCAGTGCTTTAGAAAG AATATCGGGCCGAAGCAGTGTCTCGGCGCCGGGCGTTCAGCATCATGAACCGGCCTTACTGAGTTGGATTTCGCATGTGATCGGTGCGCTGAAGAAGCGCATCGACTACGAGGTggcggccaacggtggcagtggagcTGTAGATGAATAC GGTCAACGGCATCAAAGTCCGGACGTTCCACCTGTACGGGATTTTCGTGAACTGTGCGACGGTGTTTGTTTGGCTTATCTAATCTCATACTACTGTCCCAAACTAGTTCCTTGGCATAGCGTTAAATTCAACCACGTACCAACCATTGAG GATTCTATTCACAATATCTTGATAGTTAGTAACTTTTCCGAGCGAAGTTTGCCATACAGTGTGTTTCACATGTCACCCGAGGACATCACCTACATGCGAGG TTCAATGAAACCGAATCTGgtcgtgctgctggctgatTTGTTCAATCTTTTCGAAATCCATCCGGCCAAATGTGTCTGCTATCCGGGCatggagcagcagcccacAG ACACAGCCGGAGCGGGCGCTACTAACGAACACGGCATTGCCCATCGCAGGGGTTTCGCGAATCAACCGACTATCGCGGCCATTCCCGATTTGCGTCCCGGGCTCGATTCGCCGCCGGGCAgcagtggcggcagcggcaccagcagtggtggtggtggcggcaatggTAGTGCCAATGGCAATCGAGCGCCATTTCAAG TCAATCGGTCACCATCGGCCAGCACACTCAGGAAGCATATTTCGAGTCGGGAAACGCCGGAGCAACATCAGCCGCATCAgctgtaccagcagcagcagccacagctgcagcaacaccaccaccagtatcaacagcaacaacaatcatcatcaccctaTCAAGCGGATCCTGATGAAG GATTCGTGGTGCACAGAAGTAAAGGAGTGCCAACGTTATCATCGATGCATGAGCCACTGGTACCGGCCAGGATAAGGCAAGCGAAGGAGAAAACCAACAACGATTCCAAAGCGGAAGAACGAG GTGATAGCATCCCCGCTGGTCGGCCGAGCAACTGGGAAGAATCGCGCAAACCCAGCTTCTCAG GGCGACGGTCTCGCAGGAATTCCTTCAGCGATGATTCTCAGCTAACGATCGAGAACTTTGGTGGATCACAAGATCAACTCAATACGGTTGGACGGTTTGAACGAGAGCGCAAGATCTCCAATACGAGCCTGACGTCGATCGAACAGGTCGTTCCGACGCGATCCTCCCTTGCCGATGCCCGCGGATCGATTCAGTTCGGGTACGATACGGATTCGGGCAATGAGAAGCAGGATCGTGATACGGAGAAGCTTCCGGGAGGAAGCAGTGGTAGCGGCACGTTGCGTCGTCACAACAGTACCACCCTACATTCCACCAGTGGGCCAAGCGACAGTTTTGCTCGAGCCAGTAGCAGCTCCGTCGAACgggatgctgttgatggtgatggcggtagCTCTTCGATGGCCAGCGTAAGCGGGATGGCcgcggcagctgctgcggtTCAGGCGGATGTGGAACTAACGCCCCGTCGCAAAACCTCTTTCGCTGCCCTaccaaacaacaccaccacctggcaGCAACAAGCCATCAGCGTCCAGAAAATGGATGATGTTG ATGACAATCAGCCAATGGAAGATGCGTCCAAAATATCCACCATCAAGTTAAAGCTGGAGGAAAAGCGGCGTCTTATAGAGCAGGAAAAGCGTCGCATTGAATCGGCTTGGTCGAAGCAGTTGCAAACGGTTGGCAAACAGGCTTTCTTACAGGCTATTAACAAG AGCAAAAGCGGCAGCAATGTGCCGGGTGAGGCGGAATCCACCTCGAAAGAATCGAATGACGGGGCTACGGTAgtagaggatgatgatgttgtagTAGAAAAGGCGGAACGGCCCTGCTCGCTCAAG GATTTGGATGatcatagcagcagcaagtatgAGCAGAAGTGGAGTGCACAAATAATCGAACCGAAGAAGACTCCCGATTTGGAGAACATGGACCTGGAGCAGTATCAA CAAAGCATTTCGAAAATGAACAACAATTTGCACGATATTCAGGCGGACATACAGCGTCTTACCCATCAGCAGAATCAAATTCAAGCTCAAACGCTGCAGGCCCAGCAGTTACTGCATGCGCAGCAGATAGCCAATCTGCTCAATCAG CAATATGGTTCCCAGCAGAGCATCCCGGCATCGACGTATCGTCCGATGAACACCCAGCTGTTCGGCTCTAGTCCTCATCTACCGCAACAGCAATCGTCGCCGATCAACTACGGTATGCGGCCACCTAGTCGTGATCCCTACCATTCACCGCACACGATGCAATATGTGAACGATCAGGGACAGTACATtcagcagaaccagcagatgcagcaacagcaaaactaCGGTCCGAGCCATCATCAACTACCGCATCATCCCAGTAACGGTAGCCATCTGGTCTATAGCCGTGAACAGAGCCAAACCCAGCTGATTACGGGCGATCAAAATGGACATTATCGTACGCTGAACAAGGAAAGCCACCAATACTCATCGAATCCCTACCTGAATATGGAACACCAccacgcacagcagcagcagcagttctaTCACCAGGACACGAATCACTACCGGGATCcgtatcaccagcagcaacaaccgcaacaacaacaacaacaacaacaaccggaagTACAGTCAACTCACGGTGGACAGTTCTTTCTGCACGACAACAGTTCTACACCGCCGCAGCCGACGCAACGTCGTACCTGGGCACAGTCGGCAGTGGCggccggtgttggtgctggtggatcaCCGATAATAGCTGGCCTGGCGTCCAACAGTATGGTGGATGTAAATGCCTGGAATCATGGTCCAaaagctggtggtggaatgggagGATATAACAAGTCACCCGCTCCAAGTGGTGGGTTCTCGCTGCATCACAACGGCGATGGTGATAGTGGGTACGGTGGCGGTCGTGTAGgaagtggtggcagtggtggtagtCAGCAGTCATTCCAAAACCTGTTCGAGGtacatcatccgcatcatatGGGTCAGTCGGCGGCTAGTCCGCAGCACAGCAAGGTGCGCAATCAAATCTCCCAAATGATgatcagcaacggcaacagtcCGTCCAGTGGGGGACCGATGCACGGTGGtaatggtagtggtggaggtGTAGCACACGACTACCGTGACAACCGCAGTATGCCGCTGTCGCCACCCATCGATGATATGGCACCGCAGAGCATTTCCTTCATCGGTGACGAGGATACGGGTGACGTCGAGATCAACACTTCGAAGAGCGGCGGAGCGGTGAACGATAGTTTCGGcttacggcagcagcaacaacagctcgaTGCACTGTACGGTGGCATGAAGGGAACGGCTGGCCATCGCAACAGTGTCGGTGGTGCAACGGCACAGGATCTTGACAAGCATCTCAGCAAACTGAACATAACTAGTGGCAACCGTACTTATAGAATACCGTCGCCTACGCGACCGAGTCTCAATTCGAACAGTTTCCAT GACCCACAGGAGGATGTTAATGAGAAAGGGTTCTATATCTCTTTCGACAATGAGCAACCGAAAAGACCGAAGCCACCGTTGCGGACGAAACGGTCGCCAAAGAAGGATAAACCGCTGGCCGGCGGTGAGCCAACGGAAAGTGAGAAGCGCCGGGACAGCCTGATAAATGATAAGCCATCGACGAGAG AAACCAATGCCACCAATTTCGGAACGTTCAGTGTCAAGACGGCGAACAGTTTTTCGAGCAACTTTAACGAGGAGCACAACGCGGCGCACGTGCGGAAGAGCATCATCGCGGACAGCAGTGGCGCTTCACCCTTCGAACCGGTCGTGCACAAGATGAATGTCGTTGGTAGCTCATCGGCAGGGCCGCCTCAGcagaccacgatgatgatgcatcagatgatggatggtggcggtgatcgGCGTCATATGCTGGAGGATAGTATCAtaatgaacaacaacaacaacaatggccactACAGCagtcacaacaacagcagtgaTGGGTACAGCAGTGAATCGGATCGAAAGGCAAAGATTGTGATCGACGTTGCGACCGATCAG ACTTCCGTCGATGAAATGGAGCGCAAGAAGGAGAAAATTATGCTCCTTTCGCTACAGCGACGACAGCAGGCCGAGGAAGCGAAGGCACGGAAAGAGATCGAAGCAATGCAGCGGCGGGAAAAGGAgcgcgagaaggaggaagaaagggCGCGCAAGAAGGAAGAACAGTTTGCCCGCCGGCAAGCCATCCTGGAAGCGCATAAAATTAAGAAAGCTATCGAGGAAGCGGAGAGAGAA GGAAAGACAATCGATCGTGAGCTACAGAtcaagcaccagcagtatcagcagcagctgcatcaaACGGCACACTCATCGACGCCCACACCGGCGGCCAAAATGCGAACGCAGAAGCTGAGCCGACCGCGACCGAAAACGATTCACGTCGAGTCCGGTTCGGTCGATCTTAGCGAAGCGTCGAGTCTGAGTAGCCGAGGAAAGAAGGGATCTAACTCGAATCTAACCG GTCTCGGAATGCACAGTGCCTCGAACACGATCCGCCGAGACTACTATAGAGGATCACAGGATTCGCTGGCAATCAGAG AATCACCGGACGAGTATCCTAGCAGTAGCTCAACGCCCATCGGTCGCCGTGGATCCTACAAAACCGGAAGAG AACCGGCCACAATCGAACGGGGTCGTACACTGTCGCGTATCTCCCTAGCGAAAGGTGCCAATTTCCGGGGACGTAAATCGAATTCCCTGATGAACCTCTGCG ACTCTGACTCCGGACTGGGGCGAGCCACGCCGCCGCGGCGAGCACCGTCGCCCGGGATGGGCCCGTCAAGCCGTCACCTGCCTTCACCGTCCGGACCGGGCTCGTTGCCGCCCGGTTTGATCACGAAACGCCGCGGTTTTGACGACGGTTCCAGCGACATTTCGTCCAATGCCAGCTCCATGATGGATTATAGTG CAGGACCGAGACTGTACAAACAGCCAGCAACGAAGTCGAACCGGGGCATCATACTGAATGCCGTCGAATACTGTGTCTTCCCGGGTGCGGTGAACCGCGATGCCAAGCAGAAGGTACTGGAAAAGATTGCCCGCTCGGAAGCGAAGCACTTCCTGGTGTTGTTCCGCGATGCGGGATGCCAGTTTCGGGCCCTGTACGGCTACTGGCCGGAAAACGAGCAGATCATCAAGCTGTACGGTACCGGACCGAGCCAGGTCGATGATGTGATGTTCGACAAGTTCTTCAA ATACAACTCGGGTGCGAAATGTTTCACCCAAGTGCACACCAAACACCTCACCGTCACGATCGATGCGTTCACGATACACAACTCGCTGTGGCAGGGCAAGAAGGCCAATCTGCCGAGCAAAAAGGATATGGCGCTGGTGATTTGA